The DNA region TGCCCAAGACCAAGAGCTGCGCCGGAAGATCGAACAGGGGCTGAAGCGCACGTTCCGGCCGGAGTTCCTGAACCGCGTGGATGAGGTCATCATCTTCAACACGCTCACCGTGGAAGACGTGAAGAAGATCGTCGATCTGCAAATGCGGGAGATCAGCGAGCGACTGGAGGAACAGGGGGTCACGCTGGAGCTGACGGACGAGGCGCGATCATGGCTGGCGAGCGTGGGCTTCGATCCGCAGTTCGGCGCCCGACCTCTGCGGCGCACGCTACAGCGCCACGTGGAGAGCCCGCTCTCCCGCCGCCTGCTGAAGGGCGAGTTCCAGCCGGGCGACACCATCACCGTGGACGTGGCCCAGGACGAGAACGGCGAGGAGCACCTGGTCTTCGAGCGCCGGCCGGGAGCGCCCATCGCCGTGGAGCTCCCCATCCAGCGTAAGGTGGAAGGATAACGACATATCCCAAAAGGCGACGGGGCCATCGATCCCCTCGCCAGCACGATCACGAACCATCAACAGGGCCGCAGTCTCTACTGCGGCCCTGTCGCGTGCACGGCTCAGACGGCAGCCAACGCCAACGCGATCCGGGCAGCGACGCGAGCGTTGTTCTCCAGCAGGGCCAAGTTGGCGCGCAACGCGTCGCCGCCACTCAACTCGGCGACCCGAGCCAGGAGGAAGGGGGTGAGATCCTTCCCCTGTATCTCCCGCTCCTCCGCCTCGGCCAGCGCCCTCTCTATGATGGGGGCGACCCGCTCCTGGGGCAGCTCCGCCTCCCGCGGGACGGGGACAACGACCAGCATTCCTCCCGGCAGGCCAAGCTCGCGCTGCGCACGGAATAGCGAGGCGACCTGCTCCGGCGTGTCCACCCGCTGATCCACCGGCAGTCCCGAGGTACGAGAGTAAAAGGCGGGGAACTCGTCCGTCTGATACCCGATGACGGGAACCCCTTTCGTCTCCAGCACCTCCAGGGTGAGGGGCAGGTCCAGGATAGCCTTGGCGCCAGCACACACGACGCACACCGGCGTCTGCGCCAGTTCCTCCAGGTCGGCGGAGACATCGAACGGGTGGCCTCGATGAACGCCTCCGATGCCGCCCGTGGCGAAGACGCGAATGCCGGCCCGCGCAGCCAGATACATGGTAGCCGCCACCGTGGTCGCCCCATCCTGGCCCATCGCGATCGCGATGGGGAGATCCCGCCGGCTCACCTTACGCACACCTTGTGCGCGTGCCAGATGCTCCAGCTCCTCATCGGATAACCCGACGCGCACCCGGCCGGCGATGATCCCAATGGTCCTCGGGACAGCCCCCTCCTCGGTGATGATCTGCTCCAGCCGCCGGGCGAGGCTCAGATTGTGAGGCCACGGCAGCCCATGCGAGATGACCGTGGACTCCAGGGCTACAGGACTTTGCTGGCTTTCCCTTTCCACTGCGGCTGAAGAAAATCCCACTTGACAAATCACCCCTGCGCGGTTATACTTGGAATAGAAC from Chloroflexota bacterium includes:
- a CDS encoding pseudouridine-5'-phosphate glycosidase; amino-acid sequence: MCQVGFSSAAVERESQQSPVALESTVISHGLPWPHNLSLARRLEQIITEEGAVPRTIGIIAGRVRVGLSDEELEHLARAQGVRKVSRRDLPIAIAMGQDGATTVAATMYLAARAGIRVFATGGIGGVHRGHPFDVSADLEELAQTPVCVVCAGAKAILDLPLTLEVLETKGVPVIGYQTDEFPAFYSRTSGLPVDQRVDTPEQVASLFRAQRELGLPGGMLVVVPVPREAELPQERVAPIIERALAEAEEREIQGKDLTPFLLARVAELSGGDALRANLALLENNARVAARIALALAAV